The Ignavibacteriales bacterium genome has a segment encoding these proteins:
- a CDS encoding ABC transporter permease gives MKIFIVEFREILLIAFTAIRSNKLRSILTTLGIIIGIVAVTTMSTAMVGLREAFISSISSFGSDVLYVDKYPWFAMGDWAQFRNRKDITYEQYEKLRGILKNYEAMAPSKSSFGATIKRKEKSVQSTLVYGTTEDYQKTGNVNPEQGRFLTDLDVRAGRRVCVIGKDIANELFPVESPINNEIKVNNIPMQVIGVLEKQGSGMMGSFSMDGQIIMPLKTFETVISNRHQRLRIDIKIGDVDKIPDAREEIIAAMRIIRKVPFNKPDDFAINQQEALKDMYDKTIGVVGIAGIVITALSLFVGAIGIMNIMFVSVTERTKEIGVRKAIGAKTWSILLQFLTESALLCLMGGIIGLMISFPLSLIINQFLPTAMPFDVVLIALLISAMVGIISGFLPAWKASRLNPVDSLRYE, from the coding sequence ATGAAAATATTCATCGTTGAATTTCGCGAAATCCTTCTAATTGCTTTTACAGCAATACGATCGAACAAACTTCGTTCCATATTAACTACACTTGGAATTATTATCGGTATAGTGGCGGTTACAACAATGTCTACAGCAATGGTCGGTCTCCGTGAAGCATTTATTTCAAGCATCTCCTCGTTTGGAAGCGATGTTCTTTATGTTGATAAATATCCTTGGTTCGCAATGGGAGATTGGGCTCAATTTCGTAATAGAAAAGATATTACTTATGAACAGTATGAAAAATTGCGAGGCATACTTAAAAACTACGAAGCCATGGCTCCAAGTAAAAGTTCTTTTGGAGCTACGATCAAACGTAAAGAAAAATCCGTTCAATCTACTTTGGTTTATGGTACGACTGAAGATTATCAAAAAACTGGAAATGTAAATCCTGAACAAGGTAGATTTTTGACTGATCTTGACGTACGAGCCGGAAGAAGAGTATGTGTTATTGGAAAAGATATTGCGAATGAGCTTTTTCCTGTAGAAAGTCCTATTAATAATGAAATAAAAGTTAATAATATTCCGATGCAGGTTATTGGTGTTCTGGAAAAACAAGGCAGCGGTATGATGGGTTCATTCAGTATGGATGGTCAAATAATAATGCCGTTAAAGACTTTTGAAACTGTGATCAGCAATAGACATCAAAGATTAAGGATAGATATCAAGATCGGTGATGTTGATAAAATTCCGGATGCAAGAGAAGAGATAATCGCTGCGATGCGTATTATCAGAAAAGTCCCATTTAATAAACCGGATGACTTTGCAATCAATCAGCAGGAAGCGCTGAAAGATATGTATGATAAAACTATTGGGGTTGTTGGAATAGCGGGTATTGTTATTACGGCACTTTCATTATTTGTAGGTGCAATTGGAATAATGAATATAATGTTCGTTTCAGTAACTGAAAGGACGAAAGAGATTGGAGTAAGAAAAGCGATTGGCGCTAAAACGTGGTCAATTCTTCTTCAATTTTTGACAGAATCCGCCTTACTGTGTCTCATGGGTGGAATTATAGGATTAATGATTTCATTTCCGCTTAGCCTTATCATCAACCAATTTTTACCAACCGCGATGCCTTTCGATGTTGTTCTAATTGCTCTACTTATTTCTGCTATGGTCGGAATTATTTCCGGTTTTTTACCTGCATGGAAAGCATCGAGGCTCAACCCGGTTGATTCATTACGGTACGAGTAA
- a CDS encoding ABC transporter permease: MRILEIIKIAIASLRTNKLRSSLTILGIIVGIFSIIAISTIIEMLQKSIQEGVSMLGQNTFQIQKFPVFNNGPNDRARFRNRPDITLEEYYELKAKLVEAKYVGAEQWNFGKLIKVGNRETNPNIQIAGTTPEAFPNNKWTVEDGRAFNDRDVQRYEDIVVIGADIAKKLFPNFSAVDQVVTMDGHKLKIIGVLESQGGAFGQSQDNFAVIPITTFQNYYGRHTRSINITVMGKDDETYKELIDVASGYLRIIRKVPAGEPDNFEIFSNESMLTQINTITSGVRIGSIVIAAIALLAAGVGIMNIMLVSVTERTREIGIRKAIGAKKLNILIQFLTEAVTLSLLGGLIGIILGVLVGNLAGSFLKATAVLPLDWIIIGVLLCVIIGVTFGTYPAYKASNLDPIDALRYE; this comes from the coding sequence ATGAGAATTTTAGAAATTATTAAAATTGCCATTGCTTCTCTCCGGACAAACAAACTAAGGTCTTCGCTAACTATATTAGGTATTATAGTCGGTATCTTTTCTATTATTGCAATCAGCACCATAATTGAAATGCTTCAGAAAAGCATTCAAGAAGGTGTCTCGATGCTGGGGCAGAATACATTTCAAATTCAGAAATTTCCAGTCTTCAATAATGGTCCGAATGATCGAGCGCGTTTTAGAAACCGTCCAGATATAACTCTTGAAGAATATTATGAATTGAAAGCAAAACTTGTGGAAGCCAAATATGTTGGAGCCGAACAATGGAATTTTGGTAAACTAATAAAAGTTGGCAACAGAGAGACAAATCCAAATATTCAAATTGCCGGAACTACACCTGAAGCATTTCCAAATAATAAATGGACTGTGGAAGACGGGCGGGCCTTCAACGATCGTGATGTTCAACGCTACGAAGATATTGTGGTTATTGGAGCGGATATCGCTAAAAAATTGTTCCCCAACTTTAGTGCGGTTGATCAAGTTGTTACCATGGATGGGCATAAGTTAAAAATAATCGGTGTTCTCGAATCTCAAGGCGGAGCTTTTGGTCAGAGTCAGGATAACTTTGCAGTGATCCCGATAACTACATTTCAAAATTATTACGGCAGACATACTAGAAGTATTAATATAACTGTAATGGGAAAAGATGATGAAACTTATAAAGAGCTTATTGATGTAGCATCAGGATACTTACGAATTATTAGAAAAGTACCGGCTGGGGAACCGGATAATTTTGAAATCTTTTCAAATGAATCTATGCTGACACAAATAAATACAATTACTTCCGGAGTTCGTATTGGCTCAATTGTAATTGCCGCTATTGCTCTTCTTGCAGCCGGAGTTGGAATAATGAATATCATGCTGGTCTCTGTTACGGAAAGAACTCGTGAAATCGGAATTAGAAAAGCTATCGGCGCAAAAAAACTAAATATATTAATACAATTTCTAACAGAAGCCGTTACTCTGAGTTTGTTGGGAGGACTAATTGGAATAATCTTAGGTGTACTTGTTGGAAATCTAGCAGGTTCATTCCTAAAAGCCACAGCCGTTCTTCCGTTAGACTGGATAATTATAGGCGTATTACTTTGCGTTATTATTGGGGTAACTTTCGGTACATATCCGGCATATAAAGCATCCAACTTAGACCCGATTGATGCATTGCGATACGAATGA
- a CDS encoding ABC transporter permease: MKFIEVIKVALSSLRTNRLRSLLTILGIIVGIFSIITISTVIEMLQKSIEDGISQLGQNTFQIQKFPAINTGGPAERAKFRNRPDITLDEYYRLKAKLVEAKSVGAEQWNFGKQIKVGNKETNPNVQVSGCTLEAFPNNKWVVDDGRGFSERDVQRYENYIILGADVAKKLFPNMSAVDEVVTMDGHKLRVIGVLEAQGAVFGQSQDNFAILPITTYQNFYGKRNNSINITVMTKDKESYNDVMEISEGYFRTIRGLKAGEENNFDFRSNEQMLTQINQITSGVRIGSIVIGAIALLAAGVGIMNIMLVSVTERTREIGIRKAIGAKKINILFQFLTESVTLSLLGGIAGIILGVIVGNLAGSFLKASAVIPIDWVMIGVMLCVVIGVSFGTYPAYKASSLDPIEALRYE, from the coding sequence ATGAAATTTATTGAAGTAATAAAAGTTGCACTTTCATCATTACGTACAAATAGATTGCGTTCTTTATTAACCATTCTTGGTATTATAGTCGGAATTTTTTCAATTATTACAATAAGTACAGTAATTGAAATGCTGCAGAAAAGTATCGAAGATGGTATTTCCCAACTTGGTCAGAATACTTTTCAGATCCAAAAATTTCCAGCTATTAATACAGGCGGACCGGCTGAACGGGCAAAATTCAGAAACCGCCCGGATATTACTCTAGATGAATACTACCGATTGAAAGCTAAACTTGTTGAAGCAAAATCGGTCGGTGCCGAACAATGGAATTTCGGAAAACAGATTAAGGTTGGTAATAAAGAAACAAATCCAAATGTTCAAGTCTCGGGTTGCACCTTAGAAGCATTTCCAAATAATAAATGGGTTGTTGATGATGGTCGTGGTTTCAGTGAAAGAGATGTTCAACGGTATGAAAATTATATAATACTTGGTGCCGATGTAGCAAAAAAACTTTTTCCAAATATGAGTGCGGTTGATGAAGTGGTCACTATGGATGGTCATAAATTGCGGGTGATTGGTGTCCTCGAAGCGCAAGGTGCAGTATTCGGTCAAAGCCAGGATAATTTTGCGATTCTTCCGATTACGACATATCAGAATTTTTATGGTAAAAGGAATAACAGTATCAATATTACCGTAATGACGAAGGATAAAGAATCTTACAATGATGTAATGGAAATTTCAGAAGGTTATTTCAGGACTATCAGAGGTTTGAAAGCGGGTGAAGAAAATAATTTTGATTTCAGATCAAATGAACAGATGCTAACACAAATAAATCAGATTACTTCTGGGGTACGTATTGGTTCCATTGTTATTGGAGCAATCGCTCTGCTTGCGGCCGGCGTTGGAATAATGAATATTATGCTGGTATCAGTTACAGAAAGAACCCGTGAAATAGGAATACGAAAAGCGATCGGTGCAAAAAAAATAAATATACTCTTTCAATTCCTAACCGAATCTGTTACCCTTAGCCTCCTTGGCGGTATTGCTGGAATAATACTTGGCGTTATTGTGGGAAATTTAGCAGGTTCATTCTTAAAAGCATCTGCCGTAATTCCAATAGACTGGGTAATGATTGGAGTTATGTTGTGCGTCGTTATTGGTGTAAGCTTTGGAACTTATCCTGCTTACAAAGCTTCTAGCCTTGATCCTATAGAAGCTCTGCGGTACGAATAA
- a CDS encoding ABC transporter permease, translated as MKNYLFELKEGLLISLRAIRANKVRAVLTTLGIVIGIASVVLMSTAIKGIDNAFQKGVASLGSDNLYIDKWQWFNNDIPFWQMRNRRNITLADYKRYKELAKLPAASAPTVWSNQTIKQKEHSVEFILVQGTTDEYINTTNLNFSEGRFFNEIESNGGREVCVLGSEVAKKLFPLGSALDNDVKIKGHKFKVIGVLAEQGSWVMGNFNPDNQAFIPIQNIFKYFQSENFRSVTFNVRAPNSQMVDAVKEEAVGIMRRVRGLKYNEENDFSINQQEALLKTINQTVGVIQIAGLFITGLSLFVGAIGIMNIMFVSVKERTREIGIRKAIGAKKRSILGQFIFESAIICLIGGMIGLVIAIILSLIINQFLPTSVQADAFILAIVISILTGVLSGFAPAYTAAKLDPVEALRYE; from the coding sequence ATGAAAAATTATTTATTTGAATTGAAAGAGGGGTTACTGATTTCTCTAAGAGCAATCCGGGCTAATAAAGTCCGGGCGGTCTTAACAACTCTGGGGATTGTAATAGGCATTGCTTCTGTTGTTCTAATGTCTACGGCAATTAAAGGAATTGATAACGCATTTCAAAAAGGTGTAGCTTCTCTCGGTTCAGATAACCTTTACATTGACAAATGGCAATGGTTTAATAATGATATACCGTTTTGGCAAATGCGCAACCGCAGAAATATTACGTTAGCTGATTATAAAAGGTATAAAGAACTTGCCAAACTTCCTGCTGCTTCTGCACCAACTGTTTGGTCAAATCAAACAATAAAACAGAAAGAACATTCTGTTGAATTCATACTAGTTCAGGGAACAACAGATGAGTATATCAATACAACCAACTTAAATTTTAGTGAAGGAAGGTTCTTCAATGAAATAGAAAGTAATGGTGGTAGAGAAGTCTGCGTACTTGGAAGTGAAGTAGCAAAGAAATTATTTCCACTTGGCAGCGCTTTAGATAATGATGTAAAAATAAAGGGGCACAAATTTAAAGTTATCGGCGTCCTTGCAGAGCAGGGATCATGGGTAATGGGAAATTTTAATCCGGATAACCAGGCATTTATACCAATACAAAATATTTTTAAGTATTTCCAAAGTGAAAATTTTAGAAGCGTCACTTTTAATGTCCGCGCTCCAAATAGTCAGATGGTTGATGCAGTAAAAGAAGAAGCTGTTGGCATTATGAGAAGAGTACGCGGTTTAAAATACAATGAAGAAAACGACTTCTCAATTAACCAGCAGGAAGCTTTACTAAAAACAATTAATCAAACTGTAGGTGTAATTCAAATAGCGGGATTGTTTATCACAGGATTGTCCTTATTCGTTGGTGCAATTGGAATTATGAACATCATGTTTGTTTCGGTAAAAGAAAGAACCAGAGAAATCGGTATCCGCAAAGCGATTGGAGCCAAAAAAAGATCAATACTTGGACAGTTTATTTTCGAATCTGCGATAATTTGTTTGATCGGTGGAATGATTGGGTTAGTAATAGCAATAATATTGAGTCTTATCATTAATCAATTCCTCCCTACCTCTGTTCAGGCAGATGCATTCATCCTGGCAATTGTAATATCAATTTTAACCGGAGTACTTTCCGGATTTGCGCCGGCTTACACAGCGGCTAAATTAGATCCTGTTGAAGCATTGAGGTATGAGTAA
- a CDS encoding ABC transporter ATP-binding protein, which yields MINIEHIAKIYQVGSEEVHALRDVSLKINKNEYVAIMGPSGSGKSTLMNILGCLDTPTKGLYDFKGTNVSQMNDNELAAIRNKEIGFVFQTFNLLPRSDALHNVELPMIYAGVSSSDRKERARLALEHVGLSDRIHHKPNELSGGQRQRVAIARALVTAPAIILADEPTGNLDTKTGEDIMALFNEIYEQGNTIILVTHEEYIAEHAARIIRLRDGLIERDEEVTKRYVPKKNGASKS from the coding sequence ATCATTAATATTGAACATATAGCAAAAATATATCAGGTAGGCAGTGAAGAAGTGCACGCTCTTAGAGATGTTTCTCTGAAGATAAACAAGAATGAATACGTCGCAATCATGGGCCCATCCGGTTCCGGTAAATCAACTTTGATGAATATATTAGGTTGTTTGGATACGCCAACAAAAGGTCTCTATGATTTTAAAGGTACTAATGTCAGTCAAATGAATGATAATGAGCTTGCAGCGATTAGAAATAAAGAGATTGGTTTTGTATTTCAAACTTTTAATTTACTTCCAAGATCGGATGCACTACATAATGTTGAACTGCCGATGATTTATGCAGGCGTATCATCTTCTGATAGAAAAGAAAGAGCAAGACTTGCTTTAGAACACGTTGGATTATCAGATCGTATTCATCACAAACCAAATGAACTTTCCGGCGGACAGCGGCAACGTGTAGCAATTGCCCGCGCTCTTGTAACAGCTCCTGCAATAATCCTTGCGGATGAACCTACCGGTAACCTGGATACAAAAACCGGAGAAGATATCATGGCACTATTCAATGAAATTTATGAACAGGGCAACACGATAATACTTGTAACGCACGAAGAATACATTGCCGAACATGCAGCAAGAATTATAAGGTTACGAGATGGATTGATAGAGAGAGATGAAGAAGTGACTAAAAGATATGTGCCAAAGAAAAACGGCGCATCCAAATCATAA
- a CDS encoding efflux RND transporter periplasmic adaptor subunit: MANGKKSKKKLFIFGGLGLLLLVVLLLVIFSGSKEEVVVVQTEKVEKRNITQVVSATGKINPVYQVKISAEATGEVVDLPVREGDVVRKGQLLLRIKPDNYEAQKNSADARLAQSKSSLSSTKAQLDKVESDYKRVQELAQKKLASDSELETAKSTYLQTLGNYEAMKSGVVQAEASLKDAITNLNKTIVYSPLNGTISKRNIDLSERVLGSGFSPGTEMLTVADLSKMEATVSVDENDVVLISVGDTAKIHVDAFTDRTFTGVVTQIGNSAITQGLGTQDEVVNFEVKILIINPENKIRPGMSCDADIQTEKKENVLSVPIQSVTARVAKEAVMDPSQANDQAAIDAKAKKDRNNKPKEVVFINQDNKAKMLEVKTGISDDTYIEIVSGLKGNENVVSGPYRAISKELEDGSKISMQPKRAGTEKK; this comes from the coding sequence ATGGCTAATGGGAAAAAATCGAAAAAGAAACTTTTTATTTTCGGCGGATTAGGACTTCTTCTGCTTGTAGTTCTTCTGCTGGTGATTTTCAGCGGCAGTAAGGAAGAAGTCGTTGTAGTTCAGACAGAAAAAGTTGAGAAGAGAAATATTACTCAAGTGGTTTCTGCTACGGGAAAAATTAATCCTGTTTATCAAGTTAAAATTAGTGCAGAAGCAACCGGAGAAGTCGTTGATCTGCCGGTTCGGGAAGGAGATGTAGTTAGAAAAGGGCAACTTCTTCTTAGAATAAAACCGGATAATTATGAAGCTCAAAAAAATAGCGCAGATGCACGGTTGGCACAATCAAAATCTTCCTTATCATCAACAAAAGCTCAGCTTGATAAGGTTGAATCTGATTATAAACGAGTCCAGGAACTAGCACAGAAGAAATTAGCAAGTGACTCTGAACTTGAAACAGCAAAATCTACTTATCTTCAGACTCTTGGAAATTACGAAGCAATGAAATCCGGAGTTGTACAGGCTGAAGCTTCTTTAAAAGACGCTATTACAAATCTAAATAAAACAATTGTCTACTCGCCATTAAATGGTACTATAAGCAAACGCAATATAGATCTCAGTGAAAGAGTTTTGGGCAGCGGATTCAGTCCCGGTACCGAAATGTTAACTGTTGCGGATCTAAGCAAAATGGAAGCTACCGTAAGTGTTGATGAAAATGATGTTGTACTAATTTCCGTTGGAGATACCGCAAAAATCCATGTTGATGCGTTCACAGACAGAACTTTCACAGGTGTAGTAACTCAAATAGGTAATAGTGCAATAACACAGGGTCTGGGAACTCAAGACGAAGTGGTAAACTTTGAGGTAAAGATTTTAATTATAAATCCGGAGAATAAAATTAGACCGGGAATGTCTTGCGATGCTGATATTCAAACAGAAAAGAAAGAAAATGTATTGTCTGTTCCAATCCAAAGCGTTACAGCTCGTGTTGCTAAAGAAGCAGTGATGGATCCGTCTCAGGCTAATGATCAAGCAGCAATTGACGCTAAAGCAAAAAAAGATAGAAACAACAAACCAAAAGAAGTTGTTTTTATTAACCAAGATAATAAAGCTAAAATGCTGGAAGTAAAAACCGGAATTAGTGACGATACGTATATTGAAATTGTTAGCGGCTTAAAAGGAAATGAAAATGTTGTTAGCGGTCCGTACAGAGCTATCTCAAAAGAATTGGAAGATGGTTCAAAAATATCGATGCAGCCAAAACGTGCAGGAACAGAGAAAAAGTAA